In Trifolium pratense cultivar HEN17-A07 linkage group LG7, ARS_RC_1.1, whole genome shotgun sequence, a genomic segment contains:
- the LOC123894842 gene encoding uncharacterized protein LOC123894842 has protein sequence MAKSYESALRNHISRIVSNIKPHKPKTTQPVSPNRVTTPRTAKQDVTVKVEPPKKVEPVETRKPLSKVVADCTRRWFHETLKEAKGGDSSMQLLVGQMYYSGYGVPKDPQKGHAWISKASRSRNSVWQVSEKQPGYKASDSDSSEEEKKSTA, from the exons ATGGCAAAATCATATGAATCCGCACTTAGAAATCATATATCACGGATTGTATCAAATATAAAACCCCATAAACCGAAAACAACCCAACCCGTATCGCCGAACCGGGTCACGACTCCACGAACCGCTAAACAAGACGTCACTGTTAAGGTTGAACCGCCGAAGAAGGTGGAACCTGTGGAAACTCGAAAACCCCTTTCCAAGGTGGTCGCTGATTGCACTAGACGGTGGTTTCATGAAACGCTTAAGGAGGCCAAAGGTGGGGATAGCTCCATGCAACTTCTTGTTGGTCAAATGTATTACTCTGGCTATGGTGTTCCTAAAGATCCTCAaaag GGACATGCTTGGATTAGTAAAGCATCAAGAAGTCGAAATTCAGTTTGGCAAGTAAGCGAAAAACAACCAG GTTACAAAGCAAGTGATTCGGATTCATCTGAAGAGGAGAAGAAATCTACTGCTTAA